The following proteins are encoded in a genomic region of Corynebacterium atypicum:
- a CDS encoding isoprenyl transferase, whose product MNLFPTALLYPLYEWRLRRELKGLPQPRHVAVMCDGNRRWAREAGFDDVSHGHRVGAKKIGEMVQWCADTQVEIITVYLLSTENLRRSPSELEMLYDIIAEVVAELAVPEVNCRLRLVGHLDLLPEDVSQRLNAAQARTEANTGVTVNVAVGYGGRQEIADAVQELIAQEVAAGTPAEQLADKISPASISSHLYTHGQPDPDLVIRTSGEQRLSGFLLWQAAYSEIWFTDTYWPAFRRIDFLRALREYSKRSRRFGK is encoded by the coding sequence GTGAATCTTTTCCCCACCGCGCTGCTCTATCCGCTGTACGAGTGGCGGTTGCGCCGCGAACTCAAGGGGTTGCCGCAGCCGCGGCACGTGGCCGTCATGTGCGACGGCAATCGTCGTTGGGCGCGCGAGGCGGGCTTTGACGACGTCAGCCACGGTCACCGGGTGGGCGCCAAGAAAATCGGCGAGATGGTGCAGTGGTGCGCGGACACGCAGGTGGAGATCATCACTGTTTACCTGTTGAGCACGGAGAACCTGCGGCGCAGCCCCAGCGAGTTAGAGATGCTCTACGACATCATTGCTGAGGTCGTCGCGGAACTTGCGGTCCCGGAGGTGAACTGCCGGCTGCGGCTAGTGGGGCACCTGGATCTGCTGCCTGAAGATGTCTCCCAGCGGCTCAACGCGGCGCAGGCGCGTACGGAGGCGAATACGGGGGTGACTGTCAACGTTGCGGTGGGTTACGGGGGCCGTCAGGAGATTGCCGACGCCGTCCAAGAGCTCATTGCGCAGGAAGTTGCGGCGGGCACCCCGGCCGAGCAGCTGGCGGACAAGATCTCGCCGGCGTCGATCTCTAGCCACTTGTACACCCACGGCCAGCCGGATCCTGACTTGGTGATCCGTACCTCGGGCGAGCAGCGCCTGTCTGGCTTCTTGCTCTGGCAGGCCGCCTATTCAGAGATTTGGTTTACGGATACTTACTGGCCGGCATTTCGGCGCATCGATTTTCTGCGGGCTCTGCGCGAGTACTCCAAGCGGTCTCGGCGCTTTGGCAAGTAG
- a CDS encoding flavodoxin domain-containing protein: MCVPVEIYCASTYGSTRQYAAELARRLGVTAHELDAEALKRQDLGSVDAPLIVLSPTFGPQIEAADVLADCDLGSRPTAAVAVGMSLPEAARSRDQMAGKLKDKPQVARFYLPGRLNYSEISRAHRAVMWGVIRALKAKPKKSDNDAAMIAAYDKDVDRVDFAELDALEAWARKHAPRA, encoded by the coding sequence ATGTGTGTTCCCGTAGAAATTTATTGCGCGTCCACGTACGGTTCGACGCGGCAGTACGCAGCTGAGCTGGCCCGCCGGCTGGGCGTCACCGCCCACGAGCTCGACGCCGAAGCGTTGAAGCGGCAGGACCTAGGCTCCGTTGATGCGCCGTTGATCGTGCTCTCGCCGACCTTCGGTCCGCAGATCGAGGCGGCGGATGTGCTCGCGGACTGCGATCTGGGGTCTCGCCCGACGGCCGCCGTGGCCGTCGGGATGAGCCTGCCCGAGGCTGCCCGCAGCCGCGATCAGATGGCCGGCAAGCTGAAGGATAAGCCGCAGGTGGCGAGGTTCTACTTGCCCGGCCGGCTGAACTACTCGGAGATTAGCCGCGCCCACCGGGCCGTCATGTGGGGCGTGATCCGTGCCCTCAAGGCGAAGCCCAAAAAGTCGGACAATGACGCCGCCATGATCGCGGCCTACGACAAGGACGTAGACCGAGTCGATTTTGCCGAGCTCGATGCGCTCGAGGCGTGGGCTAGGAAGCACGCTCCGCGCGCGTAA
- the coaA gene encoding type I pantothenate kinase: MSRSNVISPYLDFDREQWRELRNAMPQVLTEAEVASLRGLGENIDLQEVADVYLPLSRLIHLQIAARQQLADATDTFLGAARQHVPFIIGIAGSVAVGKSTTARLLQVLLQRWDSHPRVDLVTTDGFLWPAAELEKRRMMNRKGFPESYDRRALLRFVTDVKSGRSHVDAPVYSHRLYDRVPDEVQTICRPDILILEGLNVLQTGPTLMVSDLFDFSVYVDAPTATIERWYINRFLALRATEFAQPDSHFSHFAGLDDAAAAEAAREIWQSINLPNLVENILPTRVRASLVLRKGRDHQVTRVRLRKL; the protein is encoded by the coding sequence ATGTCGCGCAGCAACGTCATCAGTCCCTACCTAGACTTCGATCGCGAGCAGTGGCGCGAGCTGCGTAATGCCATGCCACAGGTGCTCACCGAGGCCGAAGTGGCCTCGCTGCGCGGCCTCGGAGAGAACATCGATCTCCAGGAGGTGGCCGACGTCTACCTCCCGCTGAGCCGTCTCATTCACCTGCAGATCGCCGCGCGCCAGCAGCTGGCCGACGCGACCGACACTTTCTTAGGCGCCGCGCGCCAGCACGTGCCGTTCATCATCGGGATCGCCGGCAGCGTCGCCGTGGGCAAATCCACCACCGCGCGCCTGTTGCAGGTGCTGCTCCAGCGCTGGGACTCGCACCCGCGCGTGGACCTGGTGACCACCGACGGATTCCTGTGGCCGGCCGCAGAGCTGGAGAAAAGGCGCATGATGAACCGCAAAGGGTTCCCAGAATCCTACGATCGCAGGGCGCTGCTGCGTTTTGTCACCGACGTCAAGTCCGGACGCTCCCACGTCGATGCCCCGGTCTACTCGCACCGACTCTACGACCGCGTGCCAGATGAAGTACAGACGATCTGCCGCCCGGACATCCTGATCCTCGAGGGGCTCAACGTGCTCCAAACCGGGCCCACCCTCATGGTCTCCGATCTCTTCGATTTTTCCGTCTACGTCGACGCGCCAACCGCCACGATCGAACGCTGGTACATCAACCGCTTCCTCGCGCTGCGGGCCACGGAATTCGCGCAGCCAGACTCGCACTTCAGCCACTTCGCTGGGCTTGACGACGCCGCGGCCGCGGAGGCCGCGCGCGAGATCTGGCAGTCCATCAACCTGCCCAACCTAGTAGAGAACATCCTGCCGACCCGGGTGCGCGCCTCCCTGGTGCTACGCAAGGGCCGCGACCACCAGGTCACCCGGGTGCGGTTGCGCAAGCTCTAG
- the glyA gene encoding serine hydroxymethyltransferase has protein sequence MSESFSNAPLSQLDPEVDHAIRAELDRQRSTLEMIASENFVPRAVLQAQGSVLTNKYAEGYPGRRYYGGCEHVDVIEDLARNRAKELFGAEFANVQPHSGAQANAAVLHAAAQPGDTIMGLSLAHGGHLTHGMKINFSGRLYNVVAYEVDPDTMRIDMDKVRELALKHRPKVIIAGWSAYPRTLDFAAFRQIADEVGAVLWTDMAHFAGLVAAGLHPSPVPYSDIVSTTVHKTIGGPRSGMILARQDWAKKLNSAVFPGQQGGPLMHIIAAKAVALKIAATDEFRRRQERTLEGAHILAERLTGADCVAAGVDVLTGGTDVHLVLVDLRKSQLDGKQAEDLLHQVGITVNRNAVPFDPRPPMVTSGLRIGTPALATRGLNTAAFEEVADIIGTALAAGASADIESLASRAAKVAEDFPLYDGWENWKLSD, from the coding sequence ATGTCCGAATCCTTTTCGAATGCCCCTCTTTCTCAGCTCGATCCCGAGGTCGACCACGCCATCCGTGCGGAGCTCGACCGTCAGCGCAGCACGCTGGAGATGATCGCCTCAGAGAACTTTGTTCCCCGCGCGGTGTTGCAAGCCCAAGGGTCTGTGCTGACGAACAAGTACGCCGAAGGGTACCCCGGCCGGCGCTACTATGGCGGCTGCGAGCATGTTGACGTGATCGAAGATCTAGCCCGTAACCGGGCGAAGGAGCTCTTCGGTGCCGAATTCGCCAACGTCCAGCCGCACTCGGGGGCGCAGGCCAACGCTGCGGTGCTACACGCGGCCGCACAGCCGGGAGACACGATCATGGGGCTGTCGCTGGCGCACGGCGGGCACCTGACCCATGGGATGAAGATCAACTTCTCCGGCCGGCTCTACAACGTCGTCGCCTACGAGGTGGATCCGGACACGATGCGCATCGACATGGACAAGGTTCGTGAGCTGGCACTTAAGCATCGGCCCAAGGTGATCATTGCCGGCTGGTCGGCTTACCCGCGGACCCTGGACTTCGCGGCATTCCGGCAGATCGCGGACGAAGTCGGCGCGGTGCTGTGGACCGATATGGCCCACTTCGCTGGTCTGGTCGCAGCCGGGTTGCACCCCTCGCCGGTGCCGTACTCGGACATCGTGTCTACCACCGTGCACAAGACGATCGGCGGCCCGCGCTCCGGGATGATTCTGGCGCGCCAGGATTGGGCGAAGAAGCTGAACTCGGCGGTATTCCCCGGCCAACAGGGCGGGCCGTTGATGCACATCATCGCGGCGAAGGCGGTGGCGCTGAAGATCGCGGCGACCGACGAGTTCCGGCGCCGCCAAGAGCGCACTCTCGAGGGGGCGCACATCCTCGCCGAGCGGCTGACTGGCGCCGACTGCGTCGCGGCCGGCGTCGACGTGTTGACCGGCGGTACTGACGTACACCTGGTGCTCGTCGACTTGCGCAAGTCCCAGCTCGATGGCAAGCAGGCCGAGGATCTCCTGCATCAGGTCGGTATTACGGTCAACCGCAACGCGGTGCCTTTCGATCCGCGCCCGCCGATGGTCACCTCGGGGCTGCGCATTGGCACCCCGGCCCTGGCCACGCGCGGACTGAATACCGCGGCCTTCGAGGAGGTCGCGGACATTATCGGTACCGCGCTGGCGGCGGGCGCGTCCGCGGACATCGAGTCGCTGGCGTCCCGGGCAGCTAAGGTCGCAGAGGACTTCCCGCTCTACGATGGGTGGGAGAACTGGAAGCTAAGCGATTAA
- a CDS encoding alpha-amylase family protein translates to MNLDFAIWWQVYPLGACGAPVRDRSVNDAAPRLERLNGWLDYVQELGFSGLLLGPIFQSTAHGYDTLDHFRIDERLGDEATFKSFLEACHARGLDVILDGVFNHVGIEHPFVAQGGPVRRDAEGRPAQWEGDGTLAELDHDDPRTRKLVIEVMRYWLDRGISGWRLDVAYAVPPAFWADVIDEVHRTHPDAKFLGEMIHGDYAGFGLESHLDTVTQYELWKAIWSSIHDANFFELAHALGRHQEFSQRLRMQTFVGNHDVERIAERVGDAGSVLAAAVLLTVPGLPSVYYGDEQAFRGGKGEGWAADDALRPALPESPEELAAAGWWMHEVYRSLIALRRRHAWLCDGELKVTHTENEALSYRVHNRFGTGSLDLQLALAPRPSVRIAVDGSEEFAWRG, encoded by the coding sequence GTGAACCTCGATTTTGCGATCTGGTGGCAGGTCTACCCGTTAGGAGCCTGCGGCGCGCCGGTGCGCGACCGCAGTGTCAACGATGCGGCCCCGCGGCTCGAGCGCCTGAACGGCTGGCTGGATTACGTCCAAGAGCTAGGCTTCAGCGGCTTGCTGCTGGGCCCGATCTTCCAGTCGACCGCGCACGGATACGACACGCTCGATCACTTCCGTATTGACGAGCGGCTGGGGGACGAGGCGACCTTTAAATCATTCCTCGAGGCCTGCCACGCGCGTGGGCTCGATGTGATTCTCGACGGCGTGTTTAACCACGTCGGCATCGAGCATCCTTTCGTCGCACAAGGCGGCCCGGTGCGCCGCGACGCAGAAGGACGCCCGGCCCAGTGGGAGGGCGACGGCACGCTCGCGGAGCTGGATCACGACGATCCGCGCACCCGCAAGCTTGTGATCGAGGTCATGCGTTACTGGTTGGATCGGGGGATCTCGGGCTGGCGGCTCGACGTCGCTTATGCCGTGCCCCCCGCCTTCTGGGCCGACGTGATCGATGAGGTGCACCGCACCCACCCGGACGCGAAGTTTTTGGGCGAGATGATCCACGGCGATTACGCCGGTTTTGGCCTCGAAAGCCACCTGGATACGGTGACCCAGTACGAGCTGTGGAAGGCGATCTGGAGTTCTATTCATGATGCCAACTTCTTTGAGCTCGCCCACGCTCTGGGTCGCCACCAGGAATTTTCCCAACGGCTGCGGATGCAGACTTTCGTAGGCAACCACGACGTGGAGCGGATCGCCGAGCGCGTGGGCGACGCCGGCAGCGTGCTCGCGGCGGCCGTGCTGTTGACGGTGCCCGGGCTGCCGAGCGTCTACTACGGCGATGAGCAGGCGTTTCGCGGAGGCAAGGGGGAAGGTTGGGCCGCCGACGACGCGTTGCGCCCCGCGCTTCCGGAGTCGCCGGAGGAGCTTGCCGCAGCCGGCTGGTGGATGCACGAGGTTTACCGCTCGCTCATCGCGCTGCGCAGGCGCCACGCGTGGCTCTGCGACGGCGAGCTCAAGGTTACGCATACAGAAAACGAGGCGTTGAGCTATCGGGTGCACAACCGGTTCGGCACAGGCTCGCTCGACCTCCAGCTGGCCTTGGCCCCACGTCCTTCGGTTCGGATCGCGGTAGATGGCAGCGAGGAGTTCGCCTGGCGGGGCTAA
- a CDS encoding LysR substrate-binding domain-containing protein has translation MLTLSFARGCVPDKWLRRYAEIPEAPPLKAAASDDPVAELLAGECMLALVRLPDPRLEAELGSLHKVELYQEEPGIAVPAESVFAQVRGPMEAADVRGEVVHSRPRPDGRVDCAEVAQMLSVVAAGVGVVLAPRPLLELLARQKVVALGIADPAEFEFAPTRIALVWRKADDSADVQDFVGITRGRSPRSSRATAVRRERSSAKRKGRVSQGQRRRGRKPRPQRRH, from the coding sequence ATGTTGACCTTAAGCTTCGCGCGCGGGTGCGTGCCGGACAAATGGTTGCGCCGGTACGCGGAGATCCCTGAGGCTCCGCCGCTCAAGGCCGCCGCCAGCGACGATCCGGTAGCCGAGCTGCTTGCCGGTGAGTGCATGCTGGCCCTGGTGAGGCTGCCGGATCCCCGCCTCGAGGCGGAGCTGGGAAGCCTGCACAAGGTGGAGCTCTACCAGGAAGAACCCGGCATCGCGGTGCCGGCCGAGAGCGTGTTTGCTCAGGTCCGCGGCCCGATGGAAGCGGCCGACGTCCGCGGGGAGGTGGTGCATTCGCGCCCGCGCCCGGATGGGAGGGTGGACTGTGCGGAGGTCGCCCAGATGCTTTCCGTGGTCGCCGCCGGAGTGGGGGTAGTGCTGGCGCCGCGGCCGCTACTCGAGCTGCTGGCACGGCAGAAGGTGGTAGCCCTGGGGATTGCCGATCCCGCAGAATTCGAGTTCGCACCGACGCGGATCGCGCTGGTGTGGCGCAAGGCCGACGATTCTGCGGATGTGCAGGACTTTGTGGGGATCACGAGGGGGCGTTCACCACGGTCGTCGCGCGCCACGGCGGTGCGCCGGGAACGGTCTAGCGCGAAACGAAAGGGCCGGGTGTCTCAGGGCCAAAGGCGTCGTGGCAGAAAGCCCAGGCCACAGCGGCGCCATTAG
- a CDS encoding LGFP repeat-containing protein: MNTSRMTRRILAAAAAGALGLGLVACSQNTQTTEGTPDATVTSSAVATQEQATETEPSAEASTDAAESADTAEVTLAGGETETVPGDLATAIGNFEGEFGKATEVKEDNGAWIAEFENGDHVVYSEETGAVPLVGKIGETWFAEGGANSAVGLPTAPEKVASEAHGWTQSFQHGQISWLGENGTFSADIQTR; the protein is encoded by the coding sequence ATGAATACTTCCCGCATGACTCGTCGCATCCTCGCCGCAGCGGCCGCCGGCGCCCTGGGCCTGGGCCTTGTCGCCTGCAGCCAGAACACTCAGACCACTGAGGGCACGCCGGACGCGACCGTGACCTCGTCGGCTGTGGCCACCCAGGAGCAGGCAACCGAGACCGAACCTTCCGCCGAGGCGTCCACGGACGCGGCGGAGAGCGCTGACACGGCTGAGGTCACCCTGGCCGGCGGCGAGACCGAGACCGTGCCGGGGGACCTGGCGACGGCCATCGGAAACTTCGAGGGTGAATTTGGCAAGGCGACCGAGGTCAAGGAGGACAACGGAGCCTGGATCGCCGAGTTTGAGAACGGCGATCACGTGGTTTACTCCGAGGAGACCGGGGCCGTGCCGTTGGTGGGTAAGATCGGCGAGACCTGGTTCGCCGAGGGCGGCGCGAACAGCGCCGTTGGGCTGCCCACAGCGCCGGAGAAAGTGGCCTCGGAGGCCCACGGCTGGACTCAGTCCTTCCAGCACGGCCAGATCTCCTGGTTGGGCGAGAACGGGACGTTCAGCGCGGACATCCAGACCCGCTAG
- a CDS encoding GNAT family N-acetyltransferase, with the protein MPEKNFIVRDFRDADFPQIQEIYEHGLNTGHASYERRAWTWEKFSSSKLMDSVQVAVEREQPDKLLGWVAAAPVSSRQVFSGVVEDSIYIAPEAQGRGVASALLDALIERVAAMGKWAIHSWIFPENTGSARLHASRGFEKVGTYHHLAKMPYGEMAGQWRDTDVWEKMLPKPEIHVDDLPEF; encoded by the coding sequence ATGCCAGAAAAGAACTTTATCGTTCGAGACTTCCGCGACGCGGACTTCCCTCAGATCCAGGAGATCTACGAACACGGCCTGAATACCGGGCACGCCAGCTATGAGCGGCGGGCCTGGACCTGGGAGAAGTTCAGCTCCTCGAAGTTGATGGATTCCGTCCAGGTGGCCGTGGAACGCGAGCAGCCGGACAAGCTGCTGGGCTGGGTGGCGGCGGCGCCCGTATCGTCGCGCCAGGTCTTTAGCGGCGTCGTCGAGGACTCGATCTACATCGCCCCGGAGGCCCAGGGCAGGGGGGTGGCCAGCGCGCTTCTCGACGCCCTGATCGAGCGCGTCGCAGCGATGGGCAAGTGGGCGATACACTCCTGGATCTTCCCGGAGAACACGGGCTCGGCGCGGCTGCACGCCTCGCGCGGTTTCGAAAAAGTGGGCACCTACCACCACCTAGCCAAGATGCCGTACGGCGAGATGGCCGGGCAGTGGCGCGACACGGATGTCTGGGAGAAGATGCTTCCTAAACCAGAGATCCACGTCGACGATCTGCCGGAATTTTAA
- a CDS encoding MDR family MFS transporter has product MLTMLMSSLGQMIFSTALPTIVGELGGVDHMSWVITGFLLGQTISLPIFGKLGDQLGRKGLFLFANGLFVIGSVIGGFATSMATLITARVLQGIAGGGMMILSQAITAEVTTPRERGKYMGIMGSAFAVSAVLGPVLGGWFTDGPGWRWGLWLNVPLGIIAITAIAFLLHLPHARRTFTLDWAGTVTMAIATAALVLVTTWGGGEYEWTDPVIVSLIGVTVVVGALFVFIELRVDNPLVPIRYFAHRNFVLTTISGFGIGIFMFGSLAYFPTYLQMVHELSPTTAGLMLLWMMVGVMGTSIVVGALVSRTGRYKGFPIVGLLIVAVGLWLMSRMTVDASLTSVGVRIFVLGFGIGCAMQVLVLIVQNSFSVREVGTVTAANNFFRQIGGCVGSALVGGLFVSNMTGLIAERLPEALASMGEAALGAQEQLQHLDTSKLTPQLVASLDEPIKLAIQSSYNDALTPIFLLLAPVAVVCALILVGLRADRLKETIS; this is encoded by the coding sequence ATGCTGACCATGCTGATGAGCTCGCTCGGACAGATGATCTTTTCTACCGCGCTGCCGACTATCGTCGGCGAGCTCGGCGGCGTCGACCACATGAGCTGGGTCATCACGGGCTTCCTTCTGGGCCAGACGATTTCGCTGCCCATCTTTGGCAAGCTCGGCGACCAGCTGGGCCGCAAGGGTCTCTTCCTCTTCGCCAACGGGCTCTTCGTCATCGGCTCGGTGATCGGCGGCTTTGCGACCTCGATGGCAACGCTCATTACGGCCCGGGTGCTGCAGGGCATCGCTGGCGGCGGCATGATGATCCTGTCTCAGGCGATTACCGCCGAGGTGACCACCCCACGCGAGCGCGGCAAGTACATGGGCATCATGGGGTCCGCGTTCGCCGTCTCGGCGGTACTTGGACCGGTGCTGGGCGGTTGGTTCACAGACGGCCCCGGCTGGCGCTGGGGGCTATGGCTCAACGTGCCGCTGGGCATCATCGCGATCACCGCCATTGCTTTTCTACTCCACCTGCCACACGCCCGGCGCACCTTCACGCTGGACTGGGCGGGCACCGTCACGATGGCTATTGCCACCGCGGCGCTCGTTCTAGTGACCACGTGGGGCGGGGGCGAGTACGAGTGGACGGATCCGGTCATCGTAAGCCTCATCGGAGTCACCGTCGTCGTCGGCGCGCTGTTCGTCTTCATCGAACTGCGCGTGGACAATCCCCTGGTCCCCATCCGCTACTTCGCGCACCGCAACTTCGTTCTGACCACGATCTCTGGCTTTGGCATCGGGATTTTTATGTTCGGCTCGCTTGCCTACTTCCCCACCTACCTCCAGATGGTCCACGAGCTCAGCCCCACGACTGCCGGGCTCATGTTGCTGTGGATGATGGTCGGTGTCATGGGCACGTCCATCGTGGTGGGCGCGCTGGTCTCCCGCACGGGGCGGTACAAGGGGTTTCCCATCGTCGGGCTGCTCATCGTCGCCGTCGGCCTGTGGCTCATGTCGCGGATGACTGTCGACGCCTCGCTGACCAGCGTGGGCGTAAGGATATTCGTCCTCGGCTTCGGCATTGGTTGTGCCATGCAGGTACTCGTACTCATCGTGCAGAACTCGTTTTCCGTCCGCGAGGTAGGAACCGTCACCGCGGCGAACAATTTCTTCCGCCAGATCGGCGGCTGCGTCGGCTCGGCGCTCGTCGGCGGGCTGTTTGTCAGTAACATGACGGGGCTCATCGCCGAGCGCCTGCCCGAGGCCCTCGCCAGCATGGGCGAGGCCGCGCTAGGCGCCCAGGAACAGCTCCAGCACCTGGATACCTCAAAGCTCACCCCGCAGCTTGTCGCCTCCCTCGACGAGCCGATAAAGCTGGCGATCCAATCGAGCTATAACGACGCGCTCACCCCGATCTTCCTCCTGCTTGCCCCCGTTGCCGTGGTCTGCGCACTGATTTTGGTGGGCTTGCGCGCCGACCGCCTCAAAGAGACGATTTCATAG
- a CDS encoding TetR/AcrR family transcriptional regulator — protein sequence MTNNDPSPRAAKRSATFDAIEEAATGLVLERDFDSVTVEEICARAGVSRRTFFNYFDSKETAVFGIPASVPAQRAAESFLEAEHPDLIAALVRLYVDHVIFGPRPDGQRPTAAVVRRRKVINRRSPHSVARRCYRAPELLNDLHGLISRYLDRHPGRLAEFCAAGVAASDCARGLLVLSIAASHLGIQHWVNSESTDLADLTPICQQALGEIRALAAYAPPANAPEDRGHTDSEEASS from the coding sequence GTGACTAATAACGATCCCTCCCCGCGCGCCGCCAAGCGCAGCGCCACCTTCGACGCCATCGAGGAAGCCGCGACTGGTCTCGTACTCGAACGCGACTTCGACTCCGTTACCGTCGAAGAGATCTGCGCGCGCGCTGGCGTATCGCGGCGAACCTTTTTCAACTACTTCGACAGCAAAGAGACCGCCGTCTTCGGCATCCCCGCCTCGGTGCCAGCCCAGCGAGCCGCAGAGAGCTTCCTCGAGGCCGAGCACCCGGACCTTATCGCCGCGCTGGTCCGGCTCTACGTCGACCACGTCATCTTCGGGCCCCGGCCGGACGGCCAGCGCCCCACCGCCGCAGTGGTGCGGCGGCGCAAGGTGATCAACCGCCGCTCCCCGCACTCGGTGGCCCGCCGCTGCTACCGGGCCCCGGAACTACTCAACGATCTGCACGGGCTCATTTCTCGCTACCTCGATCGGCACCCCGGCCGGCTGGCCGAGTTCTGCGCAGCTGGGGTAGCCGCCTCGGATTGTGCCCGCGGGCTCTTGGTGCTCTCCATAGCGGCTAGCCACCTGGGCATCCAGCACTGGGTCAACAGCGAGAGCACCGACCTCGCAGACCTAACCCCCATCTGCCAGCAGGCCCTCGGCGAGATCCGTGCGCTCGCGGCCTACGCGCCGCCCGCGAACGCACCCGAAGACCGCGGCCACACCGATTCCGAGGAGGCCTCGTCATGA
- a CDS encoding class II fumarate hydratase, producing MTNQNYRIEHDTMGEVKVPADALWRAQTQRAVNNFPISGRPLESAQIRALGLLKAACAQVNKDSGALDAEKADAIIAAATEIAEGKHDAQFPIDVFQTGSGTSSNMNTNEVIASIAHQHGVEIHPNDHVNMGQSSNDTFPTATHVAATEAAVTDLIPGLKVLKESLAKKAHAWEEVVKSGRTHLMDATPVTLGQEFSGYAAQISAGIERVEATLPRLGELAIGGTATGTGLNTSADFGAKVTEELKKLTGLAELREARNHFEAQAARDGLVEFSGAMRTVAVSLYKIANDIRLMGSGPLTGLAEIHLKDLQPGSSIMPGKVNPVLCESATQVAAQVIGNDAAVAFGGTQGQFELNVFIPMMARNVLESARLLANVARVFAEKCVDGIEPNEERMKKFAESSTSIVTPLNSAIGYENAAKAAKHALHEKITVREAVIDLGFVDGENLTEEELDRRLNVLSMCNTDRDED from the coding sequence ATGACCAACCAGAACTATCGCATCGAACACGACACGATGGGCGAGGTCAAGGTACCCGCCGATGCCCTCTGGCGCGCCCAGACCCAGCGCGCCGTCAATAACTTCCCCATTTCCGGGCGCCCGCTCGAGTCCGCCCAGATCCGCGCCCTCGGCCTGTTGAAGGCGGCCTGCGCCCAGGTGAACAAGGACTCCGGCGCTCTCGACGCGGAGAAGGCAGACGCGATTATCGCTGCGGCCACCGAGATCGCCGAGGGAAAGCATGACGCCCAGTTCCCCATCGACGTCTTCCAGACGGGCTCGGGAACCTCCTCGAACATGAACACCAACGAGGTCATCGCCTCCATCGCGCACCAGCACGGCGTAGAGATCCACCCGAATGACCACGTCAACATGGGGCAGTCTTCCAACGACACCTTCCCCACCGCTACGCACGTGGCCGCGACCGAGGCCGCGGTGACCGACCTTATCCCCGGCCTGAAGGTACTTAAGGAGTCGCTGGCCAAGAAGGCCCACGCCTGGGAGGAAGTGGTCAAGTCCGGGCGCACGCACCTGATGGACGCCACGCCCGTGACCTTGGGCCAGGAGTTCAGCGGCTACGCCGCCCAGATCTCCGCCGGCATCGAGCGCGTAGAGGCCACCCTGCCGCGCCTCGGCGAGCTCGCGATCGGCGGCACGGCCACGGGCACGGGGCTGAATACCTCCGCCGATTTCGGCGCCAAGGTCACCGAGGAGCTGAAGAAGCTCACGGGCTTGGCCGAGCTGCGCGAGGCCCGCAACCACTTCGAGGCCCAGGCGGCCCGGGACGGCCTGGTCGAGTTCTCCGGCGCGATGCGCACCGTCGCCGTCTCTCTGTACAAGATCGCCAATGACATCCGGCTGATGGGCTCCGGCCCCCTGACCGGGCTCGCAGAGATCCACCTGAAGGATCTGCAGCCGGGCTCGTCGATTATGCCGGGCAAGGTCAACCCCGTCCTCTGCGAGTCCGCCACGCAGGTCGCCGCCCAGGTGATTGGCAACGACGCCGCGGTGGCCTTCGGCGGCACACAGGGCCAGTTCGAGCTCAACGTTTTCATCCCGATGATGGCGCGCAACGTGCTCGAGTCGGCCAGGCTGCTGGCCAACGTGGCGCGCGTCTTCGCCGAAAAGTGCGTGGACGGCATCGAGCCCAACGAGGAGCGGATGAAGAAGTTCGCCGAGTCCTCGACCTCGATCGTCACGCCGCTAAACTCCGCGATCGGCTACGAGAACGCTGCGAAGGCGGCCAAGCACGCGCTGCATGAGAAGATCACCGTACGCGAGGCGGTCATCGACCTCGGCTTCGTCGACGGCGAGAACCTCACAGAAGAGGAGCTGGACCGCCGCCTGAACGTGTTGAGCATGTGCAACACCGATCGGGACGAAGACTAG